The Huiozyma naganishii CBS 8797 chromosome 6, complete genome genome includes a window with the following:
- the PPN2 gene encoding putative serine/threonine-protein phosphatase (similar to Saccharomyces cerevisiae YNL217W; ancestral locus Anc_2.28): MNWGYRMSIAVVALVSVFVVVFYTVLPPGANAVSPLPVIRIISSVQRLTDPREKLLFVGDVHGRYDALLQLIDTQYGGIDAVDEHTKIVLLGDFLMKGPQSKEVADYILSHKDKIACLLGNTEITVLLSAVNPFYRFRMRNPLVFSHNKTVSSAMRDSAHELIFEPKGKHRAMVSELGYPRLSRLAEHCTIAAKFDLTLTGSTLYGVHAGMIPGDFSDDEHALSSVASLVNMKYVNGKNKTQTARKQSSLPHAKRWYKLWEGTRSPVTVLYGHDASRGLNLRKHTKGLDSGCARGGQLSALEYSYNTGDHEYTAQLLQVHC, translated from the coding sequence ATGAATTGGGGGTACCGGATGAGCATCGCGGTTGTTGCGTTGGTGAGTGTCTTTGTGGTTGTGTTCTACACGGTGTTACCACCAGGTGCTAATGCTGTATCTCCATTGCCTGTGATACGTATTATTTCATCTGTACAGCGCCTGACAGACCCTCGAGAAAAGCTGCTGTTTGTTGGTGACGTCCACGGCAGGTACGATGCATTGTTGCAACTGATCGACACCCAGTATGGTGGCATAGATGCTGTGGACGAGCACACAAAGATTGTTCTGCTGGGGGACTTCTTGATGAAGGGCCCACAATCCAAAGAGGTCGCAGACTACATACTCTCCCACAAAGACAAGATTGCGTGTCTTCTGGGCAACACTGAAATCACCGTGTTGCTATCTGCTGTGAATCCTTTCTACCGGTTCCGCATGCGGAACCCGCTCGTGTTCTCGCACAACAAGACCGTCTCAAGTGCCATGCGGGACAGCGCACACGAACTGATCTTCGAACCTAAGGGGAAACACCGCGCTATGGTATCCGAGCTCGGGTACCCACGGTTGTCCCGTCTTGCAGAACACTGTACGATCGCTGCAAAGTTCGACCTTACACTGACTGGCTCGACTCTGTACGGTGTGCATGCGGGGATGATCCCTGGCGACTTTTCCGATGATGAGCACGCCCTATCAAGCGTAGCATCTCTCGTGAACATGAAGTACGTCAACGGCAAGAACAAGACGCAAACGGCACGGAAACAGAGCTCCCTACCGCACGCGAAGAGGTGGTACAAATTGTGGGAGGGCACGCGGTCCCCCGTCACGGTGCTCTACGGGCACGACGCAAGCCGCGGACTCAACCTGCGCAAGCACACCAAGGGACTCGACTCTGGGTGTGCCCGTGGCGGGCAATTGAGTGCTCTAGAGTACTCCTACAACACTGGAGACCACGAGTACACGGCCCAACTGCTACAGGTCCACTGCTGA
- the RRG9 gene encoding mitochondrial ribosome assembly protein RRG9 (similar to Saccharomyces cerevisiae YNL213C; ancestral locus Anc_2.34), which yields MKFLWRVPVRQFHCSTWLRDNVPSIKQALKFVDKCANDRSRRDGALEKLEELASDIPDWQRQKLALQKKFNGAQWNPSKKLSRTELNSVRLLKSQFPDMTASELGAQFKVSPEAIRRILKSKWTPIGDEVSDLDARWKKRGEKIKKLYGSPDWKKLDSQRGKEQDLGIRQRPVVMLKFNRDASITDYVKKGKTRAKGHKQQHHSKRGETTSESKQDKTSNSKLNLLSRLIRKRHR from the coding sequence ATGAAGTTCCTATGGCGGGTTCCCGTGAGGCAGTTCCATTGCAGTACCTGGCTGCGCGATAACGTACCGTCCATAAAGCAAGCTCTGAAATTCGTCGATAAGTGTGCGAATGACAGGTCAAGGCGGGACGGAGCGCTGGAAAAGCTAGAGGAACTTGCTTCGGATATTCCTGACTGGCAAAGACAAAAGTTGGCGCTACAGAAAAAGTTTAACGGTGCCCAATGGAACCCTTCCAAAAAACTGTCACGAACTGAATTAAACAGTGTACGACTGCTTAAATCACAGTTCCCTGATATGACTGCTTCTGAGCTGGGCGCTCAGTTTAAAGTGTCACCAGAGGCAATCAGGAGGATTCTTAAGAGTAAATGGACTCCTATCGGTGATGAAGTCTCTGACCTCGATGCTCGATGGAAGAAAAGAGGcgaaaaaatcaagaaaTTATACGGGAGCCCAGATTGGAAGAAATTAGACTCACAGAGGGGGAAGGAACAGGATCTGGGTATAAGACAGAGACCTGTTGTAATGTTAAAATTCAATAGGGACGCTTCTATTACAGACTACGtaaaaaaagggaagaCACGGGCAAAGGGCcacaaacagcagcatcaTTCAAAACGTGGGGAAACAACAAGCGAGAGCAAACAAGATAAGACTTCTAACTCGAAACTGAACCTCTTGTCACGATTGATCAGAAAACGTCATAGGTAA
- the RAP1 gene encoding DNA-binding transcription factor RAP1 (similar to Saccharomyces cerevisiae RAP1 (YNL216W); ancestral locus Anc_2.29), whose translation MSQQVEDFDTAPEQFVDALDNEAASDPVGSSPPTGTVPRSGANNARNHAKGTAAAAEDKTKNKFWTGMRFFINREDTAHDNVNDADRLAALVTTYGGELIDEVPDSTDQDGKALVISPYNYTNRITVTPTYLKACAKSNTLLSYNRYIVPFDEYGSAIDTQLRDSAAAEEKEQGPGSRGTPKEDSDGGLFPNFNDTDNEDDNSDESDRARQLKLLQEHASEYIPGAQSAEATAGGRANSGVAAEEGKKGGAKSENKTRSVPRRANMANPQAHAHNKASFTEDEDEFILDVVRKNPTRRTTHTLYDEISHYVPNHTGNSIRHRFRVYLSKRLDFVYEVDKYGKLLRDERGNLIKTKVLPPAIKKKFVAEEDYDLAIAVKQQFYRDLYQIDPISGASLISSKDTPTAIAKRSMTMDPNYVPGQEPTFETYRVNGRRGPIAREFFKNFSKEHPSHTENAWRDRFRKFLLQYGVDTYISYYEEQKAQNSEPEPMKNMTNRPKRPGVPTPGNYNSSVKKARNYGAVSYQQLDQSGADEGNAATAADATTPGTENATKQVNAVPESLFLDEETLKYVTNLQHDLSKLDSNMPFEYPPDIAESIRMDFSNEEEAYDTIDPDLIPFPPKIATADLFLPKFFELGSVREFMQKVDDIISRDYEPTQAEKLVQSLCDEAGIRKTFSTSVLTYLSGDLMLIPRYFLTMFKNNSNPPQDVPGIWTREDDLGLRSGNEETLKELIRKHGTGRIEMRRKFIEKDLI comes from the coding sequence ATGTCCCAACAGGTGGAAGATTTTGACACTGCGCctgaacagtttgttgACGCGCTGGATAACGAGGCTGCTAGTGATCCCGTGGGGAGTAGTCCCCCAACTGGTACTGTGCCACGTTCGGGTGCGAATAATGCCAGGAACCACGCTAAAggtactgctgctgctgctgaggacaaaacaaaaaacaagtTTTGGACCGGTATGAGATTTTTCATCAATAGGGAAGATACCGCACACGATAACGTGAACGACGCTGACCGTCTGGCCGCACTGGTGACCACGTACGGTGGTGAATTGATCGATGAGGTGCCCGATAGTACCGACCAGGACGGTAAAGCACTGGTCATTTCACCTTACAACTACACCAATCGGATAACAGTGACCCCGACATACTTGAAGGCGTGTGCGAAGAGCAACACTTTGCTCAGTTACAATAGGTACATCGTGCCCTTCGACGAGTACGGGTCCGCAATTGACACGCAGTTGCGGGACTCGGCAGCAGCGGAGGAAAAGGAACAAGGTCCAGGGAGTAGAGGGACACCCAAAGAGGATTCGGACGGCGGTCTGTTTCCAAATTTCAACGATACAGATAACGAAGACGATAACTCGGATGAAAGCGACAGAGCGCGGCAATTGAAACTGCTGCAAGAGCACGCCTCAGAGTATATCCCTGGTGCTCAGTCTGCTGAAGCTACCGCTGGTGGTCGTGCAAACTCTGGGGTGGCCGCAGAAGAAGGGAAGAAGGGAGGCGCAAAATCTGAGAACAAAACCAGATCTGTTCCAAGAAGAGCTAACATGGCAAACCCACAGGCGCACGCGCATAACAAGGCCTCGTTCACagaagacgaggacgagttTATTTTGGATGTAGTGCGCAAAAACCCAACAAGACGTACTACACATACACTGTACGATGAAATATCACACTACGTCCCCAACCACACTGGTAACTCGATAAGACACAGGTTCCGTGTCTACTTGTCCAAACGACTGGATTTTGTCTACGAGGTGGACAAATACGGGAAGTTGTTGAGAGACGAGCGTGGTAACCTGATCAAGACAAAAGTGTTGCCCCCAGctatcaagaaaaaatttgTAGCCGAGGAGGATTACGACTTGGCTATTGCCGTGAAACAGCAGTTCTATCGTGATCTGTATCAGATAGACCCGATTAGTGGTGCCTCGCTGATATCATCGAAGGACACACCAACTGCCATCGCGAAAAGGTCTATGACAATGGACCCTAACTATGTGCCTGGGCAGGAGCCCACTTTTGAGACTTACCGTGTTAATGGTCGCCGAGGCCCAATAGCAAGagagtttttcaagaatttcTCAAAGGAACATCCAAGCCATACAGAAAACGCGTGGAGGGACAGATTCAGGAAGTTTCTGCTTCAGTACGGCGTTGACACGTACATATCTTACTACGAGGAGCAGAAGGCGCAGAATTCGGAGCCAGAGCCGATGAAAAACATGACCAATAGGCCGAAAAGGCCTGGTGTCCCAACTCCTGGGAATTACAACTCCTCGGTAAAGAAGGCGAGAAACTACGGCGCTGTCTCGTACCAGCAATTGGACCAATCAGGTGCAGACGAGGGCAACGCTGCCACTGCAGCTGATGCAACTACTCCAGGAACCGAAAATGCTACCAAACAGGTTAACGCTGTTCCAGAAAGTTTGTTCTTGGACGAGGAAACCTTGAAGTACGTGACCAACCTACAGCACGACTTGTCCAAGCTTGATAGTAACATGCCATTCGAGTACCCACCTGATATTGCAGAATCTATCCGTATGGACTTTAGcaacgaggaggaggctTACGACACTATAGATCCAGACCTCATCCCATTCCCACCTAAGATTGCCACTGCAGATCTCTTCCTTCCTAAATTTTTTGAGTTGGGTAGTGTCCGTGAGTTCATGCAGAAAGTGGACGACATTATCTCGAGAGATTATGAGCCCACCCAGGCTGAGAAACTGGTGCAGAGTCTTTGTGACGAAGCGGGTATCCGGAAGACTTTCAGCACCTCGGTGCTTACTTACTTGAGTGGTGATTTGATGCTCATCCCCAGGTACTTTTTGACCatgttcaagaacaactCGAACCCACCACAAGATGTCCCCGGTATATGGACGCGTGAGGACGATCTCGGGTTGCGTTCTGGAAATGAGGAGACCctcaaagaattgatcaGGAAGCACGGGACCGGGAGGATTGAAATGAGGAGAAAATTCATCGAAAAGGATTTGATTTAG
- the KNAG0F00960 gene encoding LIM domain-binding protein (similar to Saccharomyces cerevisiae YDL233W; ancestral locus Anc_2.32): MDALNEDTIEGKQAKKNGNPEVYPSMPQESGNAANMSPEMKAFYANMAKMKLYDIIDVFQTSTIDNATWTHWQTFLKDMFVVDAFLIIVSKVTPVPKRYNLLSYLLSILCSTIQKHGVIKISIIVYGLITETLNSNSIYFNCPGCRLKLLYADGSYMRYFSHFNGTLDFQFKITWVNIAISNFKLGLEWGALENLLHKKNNSNELLKKLENPEVAQLDGQDSKNSMLVNRDALLFLKSRFDAFQNISSLGIDNNIVRSIQLNEVMSNLKYLKMFQRENNIVSPVEAMQKFVQKYRQKENTEHNNNNER, from the coding sequence ATGGATGCGTTGAATGAGGATACGATAGAGGGGAAACAGGCGAAAAAGAATGGAAATCCAGAGGTCTATCCAAGTATGCCACAGGAATCGGGCAATGCGGCCAATATGTCGCCAGAAATGAAAGCGTTCTATGCCAACATGGCCAAAATGAAATTATATGACATCATCGATGTGTTCCAAACATCCACAATTGACAACGCCACATGGACTCATTGGCAGacgttcttgaaggacatgTTTGTCGTTGATGCGTTTTTAATTATAGTTTCAAAAGTAACCCCGGTGCCGAAACGTTACAACTTACTGTCGTACCTTTTGAGCATACTTTGTAGTACAATCCAAAAGCACGGTGTAATAAAAATTAGCATAATAGTGTACGGTCTGATCACTGAAACGTTGAACTCAAACTCTATATACTTCAACTGTCCCGGTTGTAGATTGAAGCTTTTGTATGCGGATGGCAGTTACATGCGGTACTTTTCACATTTCAATGGGACTCTAGATTTCCAGTTCAAGATTACTTGGGTTAATATTGCCATCTCTAACTTCAAACTTGGATTGGAATGGGGTGCTTTGGAAAACCTGTTGCATAAGAAGAATAATTCAAACGAACTGctcaaaaaattggagaaCCCAGAAGTAGCCCAGTTGGATGGACAAGACTCCAAAAATTCAATGCTTGTAAATAGAGATGCATTGCTGTTCTTAAAGTCACGTTTCGATGCGTTTCAGAATATCTCCTCATTGGGAATCGATAACAATATAGTTCGTTCCATTCAGTTGAACGAAGTTATGTCAAACTTgaaatacttgaagatgttTCAAAGGGAAAACAATATTGTCAGTCCTGTGGAGGCGATGCAAAAGTTTGTTCAGAAGTATCgccaaaaggaaaacacCGAAcacaataataataatgaaCGTTGA
- the MGS1 gene encoding ssDNA-dependent ATPase MGS1 (similar to Saccharomyces cerevisiae MGS1 (YNL218W); ancestral locus Anc_2.26), whose translation MQKGKQNAKITKIEQQVSCPVCKKQVPYSRINAHVDIHMHRSSLKSGLADSAGSRNDKTSITDILSGSQPPMKRRKPDSSQSVIKLDDDGEEEQDEGQSLATTGAISLVKIEDSDVQKPKDKVRVDNNDTNSLRYLQRISSLPLSEKLRPKTLQDYVGQQHILSSTTGTLYKYIQLDQIPSMILWGPPGVGKTSLARLLTKSVDGKYLMIETSATKSNTQELKAVFEKAKAEYRLTKRRVILFIDEIHRFNKPQQDLLLPHVENGDIVLIGATTENPSFQLNNALISRCHVFVLEKLSSSELGLVLNRAIALLNKLRTFIWHCSRPLKLAKDAIEYIEDVCIGDTRRALNLLEMVEISSRRSKKGDDEDFTLSTEEVRNIIKNNSSNGLNSYYDPKGDNHYDTISAFHKSVRGSDENAALYYLGRMLKGGEDPLYIARRMIRIASEDIGIRDNTMLPLAIAAHDAVMKVGLPEADMALVQCCVSLARAPKSVEIYRAWNKLKSMLDENKYSMCSSEIPMHIRNAPTKLMEDIGYSKGYKYNPDYKDGKVAQMYFPQEILDQCEDKTTLKFLTGKHLGSKMDPDLELQDK comes from the coding sequence ATGCAGAAAGGTAAACAGAACGCGAAGATCACCAAGATAGAACAGCAGGTGTCATGTCCCGTTTGTAAGAAACAGGTACCGTATTCGAGGATTAATGCACATGTCGATATACACATGCATAGATCGTCACTCAAATCTGGGTTAGCTGATAGTGCTGGTTCTCGAAACGATAAGACTTCCATCACAGACATTTTGAGCGGCAGTCAGCCACCGatgaagagaaggaaacCAGACTCCAGCCAGTCAGTTATTAAATTAGACGATGATGGGGAAGAGGAGCAGGACGAGGGGCAAAGTTTGGCGACCACTGGAGCTATTTCCCTTGTTAAAATCGAGGATTCCGACGTGCAAAAGCCAAAGGATAAGGTACGAGTTGATAACAATGATACGAACAGCCTTCGATATTTACAAAGGATTAGCAGTTTGCCCCTCTCCGAGAAACTGCGTCCCAAAACGCTGCAAGATTATGTAGGTCAGCAACATATCCTGTCCTCTACCACTGGTACTCTTTACAAATACATCCAATTGGACCAAATACCTTCTATGATTCTGTGGGGCCCACCTGGTGTGGGTAAAACGTCTTTGGCACGTCTTCTTACAAAATCCGTTGATGGGAAGTATTTGATGATTGAAACAAGCGCTACGAAATCCAATACGCAAGAACTCAAGGCCGTGTTTGAAAAGGCCAAGGCGGAGTACCGTTTGACGAAAAGAAGAGTCATTCTCTTCATTGATGAGATTCACAGATTCAACAAACCGCAACAGGACCTGTTGCTGCCGCACGTAGAGAACGGTGATATAGTTTTGATCGGCGCAACCACAGAAAATCCAAGtttccaattgaacaatgCGTTGATAAGTCGATGCCATGTATTTGTGCTTGAGAAGCTTAGCTCTTCGGAGTTGGGACTTGTACTGAATAGAGCTATAGCGTTGTTGAATAAACTCCGGACGTTTATATGGCATTGCTCTCGACCTTTGAAATTGGCAAAGGACGCCATAGAATACATTGAAGATGTGTGCATCGGAGATACGAGGCGGGCGCTGAACCTCTTGGAGATGGTAGAGATCTCCTCTAGAAGGAGCAAAAAGggcgatgacgaggatTTCACGTTGTCAACAGAAGAGGTCCGCAACATTAtaaagaacaacagcagcaacggACTAAACAGCTACTACGATCCGAAGGGCGATAATCATTACGATACGATCTCGGCGTTCCACAAGTCTGTGAGGGGCAGTGACGAAAATGCAGCCCTGTACTATCTCGGCCGGATGCTAAAAGGTGGTGAGGATCCGCTGTACATTGCGCGACGGATGATTCGCATTGCAAGCGAGGACATCGGAATTCGTGATAACACAATGCTGCCTCTGGCGATTGCTGCGCACGACGCGGTGATGAAAGTTGGGTTACCGGAGGCTGACATGGCTCTCGTGCAGTGTTGTGTCTCGTTGGCCAGGGCGCCGAAGTCTGTAGAGATTTACAGGGCGTGGAACAAGCTGAAGAGCATGCTCGACGAAAACAAGTACTCCATGTGCAGCAGCGAGATCCCAATGCATATTCGTAACGCACCAACAAAACTGATGGAGGATATTGGGTATTCAAAGGGGTACAAGTACAACCCTGACTACAAAGACGGTAAAGTAGCGCAGATGTATTTCCCACAAGAGATTCTAGACCAATGCGAGGACAAGACCACTCTGAAGTTTCTCACGGGTAAGCATCTCGGGTCGAAGATGGACCCGGATCTGGAGCTGCAGGACAAATGA
- the PEX17 gene encoding Pex17p (similar to Saccharomyces cerevisiae PEX17 (YNL214W); ancestral locus Anc_2.33): MWPDASRIVKTSASRDPLVGLITKLCYNAGMVSSVLYLLLIAIIQPCISRQIDQRRELNVTALLRLRRAVSYLCSKLKTTNVSVFGFNDNGATVERCTQTSSTSDSEQNLGGDMFEASLSEAVKKDYWNLANMKLKHISFDVSQYNARMGERSPPREQLQFEIKSVKNQVSLCDESKEIKKKTDRITDNIREIKGWFVNGKIS, from the coding sequence ATGTGGCCAGATGCTAGTCGCATTGTCAAGACCAGTGCAAGCAGGGATCCGCTGGTCGGACTCATAACAAAACTGTGCTACAACGCTGGAATGGTGTCATCGGTATTGTACCTGCTGCTCATTGCCATAATACAACCTTGTATTTCGCGACAGATCGACCAAAGGCGGGAGCTGAACGTTACTGCACTACTGAGACTGAGGAGAGCAGTATCTTATCTGTGTAGCAAACTCAAAACTACTAACGTTTCGGTTTTTGGATTTAACGACAACGGGGCCACGGTAGAAAGATGTACACAAACCTCGTCTACTTCTGACAGCGAGCAGAATCTTGGTGGTGACATGTTTGAAGCGAGTCTCAGTGAGGCAGTGAAGAAGGACTACTGGAATTTGGCCAACATGAAATTGAAGCACATCAGTTTTGATGTAAGTCAGTATAATGCAAGAATGGGGGAACGTTCCCCACCAAGggaacaacttcaatttgaGATCAAGTCTGTAAAAAACCAGGTATCCCTTTGTGACGAATCCAAAGAGAttaagaagaaaacagaTCGCATCACTGATAATATCAGAGAAATTAAGGGCTGGTTCGTCAATGGTAAGATATCGTAA